The proteins below come from a single Streptomyces sp. SCSIO 75703 genomic window:
- a CDS encoding menaquinone biosynthesis decarboxylase, with protein MAYDDLRSLLRALEREGDLKRIKAEVDPYLEVGEIVDRVNKSGGPALLFENVKGSAMPLAMNVFGTDRRLLKALGLKSYEEISEKIGGLLRPELPQGFVGMREAFGKLGAMTHVPPRKVKSDNAPVQEVVLHGDEVDLDRLPALFTWPDDGGSFFNLGLTHTKDPETGIRNLGLYRLQRHDKRTIGMHWQIHKDSRNHYQVAARRGERLPVAIAFGCPPAVTYASTAPLPGDIDEYLFAGFVQGKRIEMVDCKTVPLQVPAQAEVVLEGWLEPGEMLPEGPFGDHTGFYTPQEPFPALTIDCVTMRRRPLLQSIVVGRPPTEDGPLGRATERFFLPLLKIIVPDIVDYHLPEAGGFHNCAIVSIDKKYPKHAQKVMHAVWGAHMMSLTKLIVVVDSDCDVHDLHEVAWRALGNTDYARDLTVVEGPVDHLDHASYQQFWGGKAGIDATRKLPGEGYTRDGGWPEMVLSDPETAERVTRRWKEYGL; from the coding sequence ATGGCTTACGACGATCTTCGCTCCCTGCTCAGGGCGCTGGAGCGCGAGGGAGACCTCAAGCGCATCAAGGCCGAGGTGGATCCGTACCTGGAGGTCGGGGAGATCGTCGACCGGGTGAACAAGTCCGGCGGCCCCGCCCTCCTCTTCGAGAACGTCAAGGGCTCGGCGATGCCGCTGGCGATGAACGTCTTCGGCACCGACCGGCGACTGCTGAAGGCGCTTGGCCTGAAGTCGTACGAGGAGATCTCCGAGAAGATCGGCGGGCTGCTCCGCCCCGAGCTGCCGCAGGGCTTCGTCGGGATGCGCGAGGCGTTCGGCAAGCTCGGCGCGATGACCCACGTCCCGCCGAGGAAGGTCAAGTCCGACAACGCGCCCGTGCAGGAGGTCGTCCTGCACGGCGACGAGGTCGACCTCGACCGGCTGCCGGCCCTGTTCACCTGGCCGGACGACGGCGGCTCCTTCTTCAACCTGGGGCTCACCCACACCAAGGACCCGGAGACGGGCATCCGCAACCTCGGCCTCTACCGGCTCCAGCGCCACGACAAGCGCACCATCGGCATGCACTGGCAGATCCACAAGGACAGCCGCAACCACTACCAGGTCGCCGCCCGGCGCGGCGAACGCCTCCCGGTCGCCATCGCCTTCGGCTGCCCGCCCGCCGTCACCTACGCCTCCACCGCCCCGCTGCCCGGCGACATCGACGAGTACCTCTTCGCCGGCTTCGTGCAGGGCAAGCGGATCGAGATGGTCGACTGCAAGACCGTGCCCCTCCAGGTCCCGGCCCAGGCCGAGGTGGTGCTGGAGGGCTGGCTGGAGCCCGGCGAGATGCTCCCCGAGGGCCCCTTCGGCGACCACACCGGCTTCTACACGCCCCAGGAGCCCTTCCCGGCGCTCACCATCGACTGCGTCACCATGCGCCGGCGGCCGCTGCTCCAGTCGATCGTCGTCGGCCGCCCCCCGACCGAGGACGGCCCCCTCGGCCGTGCCACCGAGCGGTTCTTCCTGCCGCTCCTGAAGATCATCGTCCCGGACATCGTCGACTACCACCTGCCCGAGGCGGGCGGCTTCCACAACTGCGCGATCGTCTCGATCGACAAGAAGTACCCCAAGCACGCGCAGAAGGTCATGCACGCCGTGTGGGGCGCGCACATGATGTCCCTGACCAAGCTGATCGTCGTCGTCGACTCCGACTGCGACGTGCACGACCTGCACGAGGTCGCCTGGCGCGCCCTCGGCAACACCGACTACGCCCGCGACCTGACCGTCGTCGAGGGACCCGTCGACCACCTCGACCACGCCTCCTACCAGCAGTTCTGGGGCGGCAAGGCGGGCATCGACGCGACCCGCAAGCTGCCCGGGGAGGGGTACACGCGCGACGGCGGCTGGCCGGAGATGGTCCTCTCCGATCCCGAGACGGCCGAACGGGTCACCCGCCGCTGGAAGGAATACGGGCTGTGA
- a CDS encoding TlpA disulfide reductase family protein, producing the protein MSAASRATPRSNRTTARRRATLAAGVAVTALLATACGSGGTSGGGGQAGFVTGPDGIATVARGERAAAPDLSGETVDGGRAALADHKGKVVVVNVWGSWCPPCRAEAKNFQKVYEDVKDDGVAFLGINTRDTSVGPARAFEKEFGVAYPSLYDPAGRLMLRFEKGTLNPQAIPSTLVIDREGKVAARTLQALSEEKLREMLDPVMAEK; encoded by the coding sequence ATGAGTGCTGCCAGTCGCGCCACCCCGCGCTCGAACCGCACCACCGCCCGTCGCCGTGCCACCCTGGCCGCGGGCGTCGCCGTGACGGCGCTGCTCGCCACCGCGTGCGGCTCCGGAGGCACCTCCGGCGGCGGTGGACAAGCGGGCTTCGTCACCGGGCCGGACGGCATCGCCACCGTCGCCAGGGGGGAGCGCGCCGCCGCGCCCGACCTCTCCGGCGAGACCGTCGACGGCGGGCGTGCCGCCCTCGCCGACCACAAGGGCAAGGTCGTCGTCGTCAACGTGTGGGGCTCCTGGTGCCCGCCGTGCCGCGCCGAGGCCAAGAACTTCCAGAAGGTCTACGAGGACGTCAAGGACGACGGCGTCGCGTTCCTCGGCATCAACACCCGCGACACCTCGGTCGGCCCGGCCCGTGCCTTCGAGAAGGAGTTCGGCGTCGCCTACCCGAGCCTGTACGATCCGGCCGGCCGGCTGATGCTCCGCTTCGAGAAGGGCACGCTCAACCCGCAGGCCATCCCCTCCACCCTCGTCATCGACCGCGAGGGCAAGGTCGCCGCGCGCACCCTCCAGGCGCTCAGCGAGGAGAAGCTGCGCGAGATGCTCGACCCCGTGATGGCGGAGAAGTGA
- a CDS encoding cytochrome c biogenesis protein CcdA has product MSALSTLAVEGLNRTVLDGALLLALPIALLGGLVSFFSPCVLPLVPGYLSYVTGVTGTDLAEARRGRMVAGASLFVLGFTAVFVSSGALFGFFGETLQDNRGVLTKILGGFMIVMGVFFMGLMPWLTQREFRLHRRPVGGLAGAPVLGALFGVGWTPCIGPTLSSVLILSSEQGTAGRGALLTVAYCLGLGLPFVLAAVAFRRALGAFGWIKRHYVWVLRVGGTMMILTGLLLLTGVWDTLVQDMQTWSNGFTVGI; this is encoded by the coding sequence GTGAGCGCACTGTCCACGCTCGCCGTGGAGGGCCTCAACCGCACGGTGCTCGACGGCGCCCTCCTGCTGGCCCTGCCCATCGCGCTGCTCGGCGGCCTCGTCTCCTTCTTCTCGCCCTGCGTCCTGCCGCTCGTCCCCGGCTACCTCTCCTACGTGACCGGGGTCACCGGCACCGACCTCGCCGAGGCCCGGCGCGGCCGGATGGTCGCGGGCGCCTCCCTCTTCGTCCTCGGCTTCACCGCCGTCTTCGTCTCCAGCGGCGCGCTCTTCGGCTTCTTCGGCGAGACGCTCCAGGACAACCGGGGCGTCCTGACGAAGATCCTCGGCGGATTCATGATCGTCATGGGTGTCTTCTTCATGGGCCTGATGCCCTGGCTCACCCAGCGCGAGTTCCGCCTCCACCGGCGTCCGGTCGGCGGACTGGCCGGCGCCCCCGTGCTGGGCGCGCTGTTCGGCGTCGGCTGGACGCCCTGCATCGGGCCGACGCTCTCCTCCGTGCTGATCCTCTCTTCCGAACAGGGCACCGCCGGCCGCGGCGCGCTCCTCACCGTCGCCTACTGCCTCGGCCTCGGGCTGCCCTTCGTGCTCGCCGCGGTCGCCTTCCGCCGCGCGCTCGGCGCCTTCGGGTGGATCAAGCGCCACTACGTCTGGGTGCTCCGCGTCGGCGGCACCATGATGATCCTGACCGGGCTGCTGCTGCTGACCGGTGTGTGGGACACCCTCGTCCAGGACATGCAGACCTGGTCCAACGGCTTCACTGTGGGGATCTGA
- the mqnP gene encoding menaquinone biosynthesis prenyltransferase MqnP: MSASAAAVPQPGRARAFLRLVMIEHSVFALPFAYIAALTAMYEGDRTIHWGRLLLVTVAMVGLRTFAMAVNRIIDREIDARNPRTAHRELVTGAMSVRHAWTGALIALVVFLGAAALLNPLCLALAPVAVIPMVVYPYGKRFTNFPQAILGLAQAMGPVGGWLAISGTWSWDAVILGLAVGVWIGGFDLIYACQDVETDREVGVKSVPARFGIPAAIRGARVCHAVTTALFVWYAVATGAGAFFWLGLVIVAGAFVYEHTIVRPHDLSRLDRAFFSTNGFIGISLFVCALIDLLVRGLTL, translated from the coding sequence GTGAGCGCCTCCGCCGCCGCGGTCCCCCAGCCGGGACGCGCCCGCGCCTTCCTGCGCCTGGTGATGATCGAGCACTCGGTCTTCGCGCTCCCCTTCGCCTACATCGCCGCCCTGACCGCGATGTACGAGGGGGACCGCACCATCCACTGGGGCCGGCTCCTGCTGGTCACCGTGGCCATGGTCGGCCTGCGCACCTTCGCCATGGCCGTCAACCGGATCATCGACCGCGAGATCGACGCCCGGAACCCGCGCACCGCCCACCGCGAACTGGTCACCGGCGCCATGTCGGTCCGCCACGCCTGGACCGGCGCCCTGATCGCGCTCGTCGTCTTCCTCGGGGCGGCGGCCCTGCTCAACCCGCTCTGCCTCGCCCTCGCCCCCGTCGCGGTGATCCCGATGGTGGTCTATCCCTACGGGAAGCGGTTCACCAACTTCCCGCAGGCCATCCTCGGGCTCGCCCAGGCGATGGGCCCGGTCGGCGGATGGCTGGCGATCAGCGGCACCTGGTCCTGGGACGCGGTGATCCTCGGCCTCGCCGTGGGCGTCTGGATCGGCGGCTTCGACCTCATCTACGCCTGCCAGGACGTCGAGACCGACCGCGAGGTCGGCGTGAAGTCGGTGCCGGCCCGCTTCGGCATCCCGGCCGCCATCCGGGGCGCCCGGGTCTGCCACGCCGTGACCACGGCCCTGTTCGTCTGGTACGCGGTGGCCACCGGTGCCGGCGCCTTCTTCTGGCTCGGCCTGGTGATCGTCGCCGGCGCCTTCGTCTACGAGCACACCATCGTGCGGCCACACGACCTCAGCCGGCTCGACCGGGCCTTCTTCTCCACCAACGGGTTCATCGGCATCAGCCTCTTCGTCTGCGCCCTGATCGACCTCCTGGTGCGCGGGCTCACGCTCTGA
- a CDS encoding UbiX family flavin prenyltransferase, with the protein MPWIVGVSGASGTPYAAAVLRALLAAGESVDLVVSRASRLTLLDETGISFRDAHWREDLGAWLARGADGKPGTFDAGPDALADVRYWSAGDLAAGPSSGSYPAKGMLIVPASTACVAGVALGLSKDLLQRAASVTLKEGRTLVVAVRETPLDGRTLRHLVALDDAGATVLPASPAFYAGATHIQDLVDFVAGRALDAAGVGHGLYRRWRGELGGGSRGA; encoded by the coding sequence GTGCCTTGGATCGTGGGGGTGTCGGGGGCATCCGGAACGCCGTACGCGGCGGCGGTCCTGCGGGCGCTGCTCGCTGCCGGGGAGAGCGTCGACCTGGTGGTCAGCCGGGCCTCGCGGCTCACCCTGCTCGACGAGACGGGCATCTCCTTCCGGGACGCCCACTGGCGCGAGGACCTCGGCGCCTGGCTCGCGCGGGGCGCGGACGGCAAGCCGGGCACCTTCGACGCCGGGCCCGACGCCCTCGCCGACGTGCGGTACTGGAGCGCGGGCGACCTCGCGGCCGGGCCCTCGTCCGGCTCGTACCCCGCCAAGGGCATGCTCATCGTGCCCGCCTCCACGGCCTGTGTGGCGGGTGTCGCGCTGGGGCTCTCGAAGGACCTGCTCCAACGGGCGGCGAGCGTCACCCTGAAGGAGGGGCGCACCCTGGTCGTCGCCGTACGGGAGACCCCGCTGGACGGCCGCACCCTGCGGCACCTGGTGGCCCTGGACGACGCGGGCGCCACCGTCCTGCCCGCCTCGCCCGCCTTCTACGCCGGGGCGACGCACATCCAGGACCTCGTCGACTTCGTCGCCGGGCGGGCCCTGGACGCGGCCGGCGTCGGACACGGCCTGTACCGCCGCTGGCGCGGCGAGCTGGGCGGCGGCTCCCGCGGCGCCTGA
- a CDS encoding MerR family transcriptional regulator, with protein sequence MTEAPGPGAGSAAGPGPRLRTVDLARLAGISAQQVRNHEAAGVLPPARRTDAGYRVFGEAHRHALLAYRALREGCGAGPAARIVRAAHTGEVPRALALVDAAHAALHEERLALAATRRTLAELSGEACGAGAAPSRPGLRIGEVAALLGVRASALRVWEAAGLLAPGRDPATGYRRYGPADVRDARVTHTLRRGRHPVDRIRPVLEEVRREGGGTALREALAAREAALLARGRALLAGAGALDALLGPGDPVT encoded by the coding sequence GTGACGGAGGCCCCGGGACCCGGCGCGGGGTCCGCGGCCGGCCCCGGCCCCCGGTTGCGCACCGTCGACCTGGCGCGGCTCGCCGGGATCTCCGCGCAGCAAGTGCGCAACCACGAGGCCGCCGGGGTGCTGCCGCCGGCTAGGCGGACGGACGCCGGGTACCGGGTCTTCGGGGAGGCGCACCGGCACGCCCTGCTCGCCTACCGGGCGCTGCGCGAGGGGTGCGGGGCGGGGCCGGCGGCGCGGATCGTCCGGGCCGCGCACACGGGGGAGGTACCGCGGGCACTGGCGCTGGTGGACGCCGCGCACGCCGCCCTGCACGAGGAACGCCTCGCGCTGGCGGCGACCCGGCGGACGCTGGCGGAGCTGTCCGGCGAAGCCTGCGGGGCGGGGGCGGCGCCCTCCCGCCCGGGTCTGCGCATCGGCGAGGTCGCCGCGCTCCTCGGCGTACGGGCCTCCGCGCTGCGGGTGTGGGAGGCGGCCGGGCTGCTCGCGCCCGGCCGGGACCCGGCCACCGGGTACCGCCGCTACGGCCCCGCCGACGTCCGCGACGCGCGCGTCACGCACACCCTGCGCCGGGGCCGCCACCCCGTCGACCGCATCCGGCCGGTGCTGGAGGAGGTGCGCCGCGAGGGCGGTGGCACGGCCCTGCGGGAGGCGCTGGCGGCCCGCGAGGCGGCCCTGCTCGCCCGCGGCCGGGCCCTGCTGGCGGGCGCGGGCGCGCTCGACGCGCTGCTCGGCCCCGGCGACCCCGTGACGTGA
- the ccsB gene encoding c-type cytochrome biogenesis protein CcsB: MTLAAATLAAATNENLANISNTLIYSAMAVYTLAFFAYIAEWLFGSRSKVGRTAAALTAGGGEAAKGAPAVTVRKGGGTAVLERPKVVVRAATGSRDVPDGPGAHGGTEKGDLYGRVAISLTVLAFVLEFGGVLARALSVQRAPWGNMYEFNITFTTVGVGVYLGLLAFGKKVRWLGLPLITTVLLDLGLAVTVLYTASDQLVPALHSYWLYIHVSTAIFCGAVFYVGAVSTILYLFKDSFENKLAGGGTPGRFAGSVLDRLPSAASLDKFAYRVNAAVFPLWTFTIIAGAIWAGDAWGRYWGWDPKETWSFITWVAYAGYLHARATAGWKGRKAAYLALAAFACWLFNYYGVNIFVSGKHSYADVGLGALAAVGF; this comes from the coding sequence GTGACCCTCGCCGCCGCAACACTGGCCGCCGCGACCAACGAGAACCTCGCGAACATCAGCAACACGCTGATCTACTCCGCGATGGCGGTCTACACCCTGGCCTTCTTCGCCTACATCGCCGAGTGGCTCTTCGGCAGCCGCAGCAAGGTCGGCCGCACGGCCGCCGCGCTCACCGCCGGGGGCGGCGAGGCGGCGAAGGGCGCCCCGGCCGTCACCGTGCGCAAGGGCGGCGGCACCGCCGTGCTGGAGCGGCCGAAGGTCGTCGTGCGGGCCGCCACCGGCTCCCGGGACGTGCCCGACGGTCCGGGCGCGCACGGCGGCACCGAGAAGGGCGACCTCTACGGGCGCGTCGCCATCTCGCTCACCGTGCTCGCCTTCGTCCTGGAGTTCGGCGGCGTGCTCGCGCGGGCCCTGTCGGTGCAGCGGGCGCCGTGGGGCAACATGTACGAGTTCAACATCACCTTCACCACGGTCGGCGTCGGCGTCTACCTGGGCCTGCTCGCCTTCGGCAAGAAGGTCCGCTGGCTCGGCCTCCCGCTGATCACCACCGTCCTGCTCGACCTCGGCCTCGCCGTCACCGTCCTGTACACGGCGAGCGACCAGCTCGTGCCGGCCCTGCACTCGTACTGGCTCTACATCCACGTCTCCACGGCGATCTTCTGCGGCGCGGTCTTCTACGTCGGCGCGGTCTCCACGATCCTGTACCTGTTCAAGGACTCCTTCGAGAACAAGCTCGCCGGCGGCGGCACCCCCGGCCGGTTCGCCGGCTCGGTCCTGGACCGGCTGCCCTCGGCCGCCTCCCTGGACAAGTTCGCCTACCGGGTCAACGCCGCCGTCTTCCCGCTGTGGACCTTCACGATCATCGCCGGCGCGATCTGGGCGGGCGACGCCTGGGGCCGCTACTGGGGCTGGGACCCCAAGGAGACCTGGTCCTTCATCACCTGGGTCGCCTACGCCGGCTACCTGCACGCCCGCGCCACCGCCGGCTGGAAGGGCCGCAAGGCCGCCTACCTGGCCCTGGCCGCCTTCGCCTGCTGGCTCTTCAACTACTACGGGGTCAACATCTTCGTCTCCGGCAAGCACTCCTACGCCGACGTGGGCCTCGGCGCCCTCGCCGCCGTCGGCTTCTGA
- a CDS encoding condensation domain-containing protein has product MRMTDIQRCDIRPGRLVEWTLSAATVATAAGLPDDARPPAYIQESHIRTARSVREDGLFVPTWLGAAFDLPGRIDVDALQEALRAWTLRHETLRSGFRWSGPGGEMRRFTLDADEVSLHREDAGEFTDANALVRHLQQRFDTVADALRWPNLIYTAVLREDGAGVYMAFDHSNVDAYSLYRIPAEIHELYAAAVEGRCVEHPPVGSYVDFCEAERADADRIDGGHEIVGRWREFIQRCDGRLPSFPVDLGLEPGGALPEQRLLREPLVDAADAAAFEAYCRPYGGSLAGVLAATALVVHEIGGEPVYRTVVPFHTRTRSRWSRSVGWYVGGAPVEVPVERARDFPSALAAVREALHANRRMARMPLDRVLRLLGADFRPTSPDLYSIVSYVDARAVPGADRWTELNAYGLLRVSYGDQVCAWVTRLPEGLWFASRHPDTDVAQKNLRLYVERLRDVVTGVARQGAVARGA; this is encoded by the coding sequence GTGCGAATGACCGACATCCAGCGGTGCGACATCAGGCCCGGACGGCTGGTCGAATGGACGCTCAGTGCGGCGACCGTCGCCACCGCGGCGGGGCTGCCGGACGACGCCAGGCCGCCGGCGTACATCCAGGAGTCGCACATCAGGACCGCACGGTCGGTGCGCGAGGACGGGCTGTTCGTGCCCACCTGGCTCGGCGCCGCCTTCGACCTGCCGGGCCGGATCGACGTGGACGCGCTCCAGGAGGCGCTGCGCGCCTGGACGCTGCGGCACGAGACGCTGCGCAGCGGTTTCCGCTGGTCCGGGCCCGGCGGGGAGATGCGCCGCTTCACGCTGGACGCGGACGAGGTGTCGCTGCACCGGGAGGACGCCGGCGAGTTCACCGACGCGAACGCGCTGGTGCGCCACCTCCAGCAGCGGTTCGACACGGTGGCGGACGCGCTGCGCTGGCCGAACCTCATCTACACGGCGGTCCTGCGCGAGGACGGCGCCGGCGTCTACATGGCCTTCGACCACAGCAACGTGGACGCGTACTCCCTCTACCGCATCCCCGCCGAGATCCACGAGTTGTACGCGGCGGCGGTCGAGGGCCGGTGCGTCGAGCACCCGCCGGTCGGCAGCTACGTCGACTTCTGCGAGGCCGAGCGCGCCGACGCGGACCGGATCGACGGCGGGCACGAGATCGTGGGCCGGTGGCGGGAGTTCATCCAGCGCTGCGACGGGCGGCTGCCGTCCTTCCCGGTCGACCTCGGCCTGGAGCCCGGGGGCGCGCTGCCCGAGCAGCGGCTGCTGCGGGAGCCGCTGGTGGACGCGGCCGACGCCGCCGCCTTCGAGGCGTACTGCCGGCCCTACGGCGGCAGTCTGGCCGGGGTCCTGGCCGCCACCGCCCTCGTGGTCCACGAGATCGGCGGCGAGCCGGTGTACCGCACGGTCGTGCCCTTCCACACCCGCACCCGCTCGCGCTGGTCGCGGTCGGTGGGCTGGTACGTGGGCGGGGCGCCGGTGGAGGTGCCGGTGGAGCGGGCCCGCGACTTCCCGAGCGCGCTGGCCGCCGTACGGGAGGCGCTGCACGCCAACCGGCGGATGGCCCGGATGCCCCTCGACCGGGTGCTGCGGCTGCTGGGCGCCGACTTCCGCCCCACCTCGCCCGACCTGTACTCGATCGTCTCCTACGTGGACGCCCGCGCCGTCCCCGGCGCCGACCGCTGGACCGAGCTGAACGCGTACGGGCTGCTGCGGGTCTCCTACGGCGACCAGGTGTGCGCCTGGGTCACCCGGCTCCCGGAGGGCCTGTGGTTCGCGAGCCGCCACCCGGACACCGACGTCGCCCAGAAGAACCTGCGCCTGTACGTGGAGCGGCTGCGGGACGTCGTCACCGGCGTCGCCCGGCAGGGCGCGGTGGCGCGGGGCGCCTGA
- a CDS encoding TetR/AcrR family transcriptional regulator, with the protein MARKQHRGEVTADLLLDAALRLYAESGEQGVTVGAVTRASGVSLGSLYHHFGSLDGLLDALARRWLRRLLDALATAVAGRPTAREGIEAMVGAYLGFVGEHREAARLLHSPRADRQAMAAGPELRAAQEARLEPLGRWLAAHLASGEIAPLPPAVLEALVLGPVVAVARRRLAGFDDVDLDEAARVLPDRIWRSVAGDAHRPAP; encoded by the coding sequence ATGGCTCGCAAGCAGCACCGCGGAGAGGTCACCGCCGACCTCCTGCTCGACGCCGCGCTGCGCCTTTACGCGGAGTCGGGCGAACAGGGCGTCACCGTCGGCGCCGTCACCCGGGCCAGCGGGGTCAGCCTCGGCAGCCTCTACCACCACTTCGGCAGCCTGGACGGGCTGCTCGACGCCCTCGCCCGGCGCTGGCTGCGACGGCTGCTGGACGCGCTGGCGACGGCGGTGGCCGGCCGCCCGACCGCCCGCGAGGGCATCGAGGCGATGGTGGGGGCGTACCTGGGCTTCGTCGGGGAGCACCGGGAGGCGGCCCGGCTGCTGCACTCCCCCCGGGCCGACCGGCAGGCGATGGCCGCGGGACCGGAACTGCGCGCGGCGCAGGAGGCCCGGCTGGAGCCGCTGGGCCGGTGGCTGGCGGCGCACCTGGCGTCCGGCGAGATCGCCCCGCTGCCCCCGGCGGTGCTGGAGGCGCTGGTGCTGGGCCCGGTGGTCGCGGTGGCCCGGCGGCGGCTGGCCGGCTTCGACGACGTGGACCTCGACGAGGCCGCCCGCGTCCTGCCCGACCGCATCTGGCGCTCCGTCGCGGGCGACGCGCACCGCCCGGCGCCGTGA
- a CDS encoding PLD nuclease N-terminal domain-containing protein, producing MLRVLMFLVPLALSVYAFIDCISTPDEDIRHMPKPLWAILVLLFPLVGSLSWILAGKKRHPAGAGAPWGGGARGGGRSWVAPDDNPEFLKSLDDDKDQGPRKDGDG from the coding sequence ATGCTCCGGGTGCTGATGTTCCTCGTGCCACTGGCGTTGAGCGTCTACGCGTTCATCGACTGCATCAGCACGCCGGACGAGGACATCCGGCACATGCCCAAGCCCTTGTGGGCGATCCTCGTGCTGCTCTTCCCGCTGGTCGGCTCGCTCTCGTGGATCCTCGCCGGCAAGAAGCGGCACCCGGCCGGCGCGGGCGCCCCGTGGGGCGGCGGCGCGCGCGGCGGGGGACGGAGCTGGGTGGCGCCGGACGACAACCCGGAGTTCCTGAAGTCCCTCGACGACGACAAGGACCAGGGGCCCCGCAAGGACGGGGACGGCTGA
- a CDS encoding cytochrome c biogenesis protein ResB translates to MSTSRTAPDETPKAAPDETQKPGDRDLDAAGSRLSTAPGEDAPTTPSFGVVGWARWFWRQLTSMRVALLLLLLLSLAAIPGSLIPQTGIDALQVDDFRERHETLSRVYDALGLFNVYSSVWFSAIYILLFVSLIGCIVPRTWQFVGQLRGRPPGAPRRLTRLPAYTTWRTETAPELVHQHALAALRKRRFRVHATGGSVAAEKGYLREAGNLVFHIALIVMLIAFAWGQLFRYEGNKLILEGDGFANTITQYDDFKSGNLFDQDELDAFSFHLKDFRGTYEPTGPNRGTPRTYEAHVTYSVGAYGEEKPATIKVNKPLEIDGTKVYLVSHGYAPVVTVRDGKGNIVKDREAVALLPLDGNVTSSGAIKVMDGYRNAKGEREQLGFQAFFLPTYGGKGSTMLSTFPALINPMLALNAYHGDLGVDAGLLQNIYQLDKTKLKEFKDSDGELFKRQLMPGETMTLPDGAGSVTFEGVKEWAGFQMAQQPGSGWALAGSVAAILGLAGSLFVQRRRVWVRAVRGADGITVVEMAGLGRSESAKVPEELGDLAAVLYERAPAAPDDDTPASPDPDSHAVSAEGAEQQ, encoded by the coding sequence ATGAGCACTTCGAGAACGGCACCGGACGAGACCCCGAAGGCGGCACCGGACGAGACCCAGAAGCCCGGCGACCGGGACCTGGACGCGGCCGGCTCCCGGCTCTCCACCGCCCCCGGCGAGGACGCCCCCACGACGCCGTCCTTCGGTGTGGTCGGCTGGGCCCGCTGGTTCTGGCGCCAGCTCACCTCGATGCGGGTGGCGCTGCTGCTGCTCCTGCTGCTGTCGCTGGCCGCGATCCCCGGCTCGCTGATCCCGCAGACCGGCATCGACGCCCTGCAGGTCGACGACTTCCGCGAACGCCACGAGACGCTCTCGCGGGTCTACGACGCGCTCGGCCTCTTCAACGTCTACAGCTCGGTGTGGTTCTCCGCGATCTACATCCTGCTCTTCGTCTCCCTGATCGGCTGCATCGTCCCGCGCACCTGGCAGTTCGTCGGCCAGCTCCGCGGCCGGCCGCCCGGCGCCCCGCGCCGGCTGACCCGGCTGCCCGCGTACACCACCTGGCGCACCGAGACCGCCCCCGAGCTGGTCCACCAGCACGCGCTCGCCGCGCTGCGCAAGCGCCGCTTCCGCGTGCACGCCACCGGCGGCTCCGTCGCCGCCGAGAAGGGCTACCTGCGCGAGGCCGGCAACCTCGTCTTCCACATCGCGCTGATCGTGATGCTGATCGCCTTCGCCTGGGGCCAGCTCTTCCGGTACGAGGGCAACAAGCTGATCCTGGAGGGCGACGGCTTCGCCAACACCATCACCCAGTACGACGACTTCAAGTCCGGGAACCTCTTCGACCAGGACGAGCTGGACGCGTTCAGCTTCCACCTGAAGGACTTCCGCGGCACCTACGAGCCGACCGGCCCCAACCGCGGCACCCCCCGCACCTACGAGGCCCACGTCACCTACAGCGTCGGCGCGTACGGCGAGGAGAAGCCGGCCACCATCAAGGTGAACAAGCCGCTGGAGATCGACGGCACCAAGGTCTACCTGGTCAGCCACGGCTACGCCCCCGTCGTCACCGTCCGGGACGGCAAGGGCAACATCGTCAAGGACCGCGAGGCCGTCGCCCTGCTCCCGCTGGACGGCAACGTCACCTCCTCCGGCGCCATCAAGGTCATGGACGGCTACCGCAACGCCAAGGGCGAGCGCGAACAGCTCGGCTTCCAGGCGTTCTTCCTGCCGACCTACGGCGGCAAGGGGAGCACGATGCTCTCCACCTTCCCGGCACTGATCAACCCGATGCTGGCGCTCAACGCCTACCACGGGGACCTCGGCGTCGACGCGGGCCTCCTGCAGAACATCTACCAGCTCGACAAGACCAAGCTGAAGGAGTTCAAGGACTCCGACGGCGAGCTGTTCAAGCGGCAGCTCATGCCCGGCGAGACCATGACGCTCCCCGACGGCGCCGGCTCCGTCACCTTCGAGGGCGTCAAGGAGTGGGCCGGCTTCCAGATGGCCCAGCAGCCCGGCAGCGGCTGGGCGCTGGCCGGTTCGGTCGCCGCCATCCTGGGCCTCGCCGGCTCCCTCTTCGTCCAGCGCCGCCGCGTGTGGGTGCGCGCGGTCCGGGGCGCGGACGGGATCACCGTCGTCGAGATGGCGGGCCTGGGCCGCAGCGAGTCCGCGAAGGTCCCCGAGGAACTGGGCGACCTCGCCGCGGTCCTCTACGAGCGGGCGCCGGCCGCCCCCGACGACGACACCCCCGCATCCCCCGACCCCGACTCCCACGCCGTCTCTGCCGAAGGGGCTGAGCAGCAGTGA